The Humulus lupulus chromosome 3, drHumLupu1.1, whole genome shotgun sequence genome window below encodes:
- the LOC133823692 gene encoding uncharacterized protein LOC133823692, producing the protein MNPITSLVYYDGHWNENNVYEDFKMLGVLIPLDCSFTTLMNILSTELSTILSTENATIEYQIAETLPPLKIKSDSSIQFYLECKRNDKTLTKYPLIVSVTENNQTITCGALQKMSSTVASSSNNIENDISDTSTFSIDEPQGLPNFIQLADQITDLILEKERHESIPEHIGTETTIITHAISDGIREKQVYKNKEVLTTTIGLYAIKNNFQFKVHKSCKKEYQLKCLDSECTWSFRAARYGKTDMFQLRKFNRAHTCSLDIILGDHRQASSSMVGNVVKTKFTDPKTNYRPKDIAKDMLDRYGVSMSYQKAWRSKEKAVNYVHGSSQDSYRDIPRYLHILKHKNPGTVTDLQIDSLNRFKYLYMAMGQSILGLKHCIPVIVVDGTFLKAAFGGTLLTASTQDANRHIFPLAFAITDSENNDSWEWFFRKIKECYGEREELCIVSDRHESIENAIKNVFPNVTHGVCSYHLFCNIKTKFKTDAEATSIAFHAAAKAYNMEDFEKYMKDLDSLHEGIRPFLANEVKYEKWARIHSKSRRYAAMTSNIAESINAALKEMRELPVTTLLECLRNLIQKWSYNNKKEAEATFTELPKKQEEYLRKNFVKSLRMTVEPASTLIYSVHNGLTTNIVDIAKKSCSCNKFDLDELPCEHAMAVIRKMNLQYKKYCSYYFTKQAMLNTYNASIHPLGDPKTWRVPPDVEEIEVLPPKGNRKSGRPRKKSTVIGTLLITITCDKEL; encoded by the exons ATGAATCCAATAACATCTTTGGTATATTATGATGGTCATTGGAATGAAAATAATGTGTATGAGGATTTCAAAATGCTGGGAGTGTTAATACCATTAGATTGCTCATTTACAACACTAATGAATATCTTGTCTACAGAGTTGTCTACCATTCTGTCAACAGAAAATGCAACAATTGAGTACCAGATTGCAGAAACATTGCCTCCATTGAAGATCAAAAGTGATAGCTCTATACAATTCTACTTGGAGTGCAAAAGAAATGACAAAACACTCACAAAATACCCTTTGATAGTTTCTGTAACAGAGAACAACCAAACAATTACCTGTGGAGCACTTCAAAAGATGAGTTCTACTGTTGCTTCAAGTAGTAATAATATAGAGAATGATATTTCGGACACATCGACATTCTCTATAGATGAACCTCAAGGACTACCAAATTTTATTCAGTTGGCAGATCAAATTACAGATTTGATTTTGGAGAAGGAACGACATGAATCAATTCCTGAACATATTGGAACAGAAACTACAATTATAACTCATGCAATTTCTGATGGAATAAGAGAAAAACAGGTATACAAAAACAAAGAGGTTCTTACAACAACAATTGGTCTCTATGCCATAAAAAACAATTTTCAGTTCAAGGTCCACAAATCTTGCAAAAAAGAATATCAGTTGAAGTGCCTTGATTCAGAATGTACGTGGTCATTTCGTGCTGCAAGATATGGAAAGACAGATATGTTCCAACTTAGGAAGTTCAATCGTGCCCACACATGTTCCTTGGACATTATTCTTGGAGATCACCGACAGGCTTCAAGTAGTATGGTTGGGAATGTTGTGAAGACCAAGTTCACAGATCCAAAAACAAATTATAGACCTAAAGATATAGCTAAAGACATGTTGGACAGATATGGAGTTTCCATGAGTTACCAAAAAGCATGGCGATCTAAGGAAAAAGCAGTTAATTATGTACATGGTTCAAGTCAAGATTCCTACCGAGACATTCCACGATATCTGCACATTTTGAAGCACAAAAATCCAGGTACTGTAACAGATTTGCAAATTGATAGTCTAAACAGatttaaatatctttatatgGCTATGGGACAATCAATTCTAGGTTTGAAACATTGCATTCCAGtaattgttgttgatggaacaTTCCTAAAAGCTGCATTTGGCGGTACACTTCTCACAGCTTCAACACAAGATGCAAATAGACACATCTTCCCATTGGCTTTTGCTATAACAGATTCGGAAAACAATGATTCATGGGAGTGGTTcttcagaaaaataaaagaatgttATGGAGAAAGAGAAGAGTTGTGTATAGTTTCAGATAGACACGAAAGCATAGAGAATGCTATAAAAAATGTCTTTCCAAATGTAACTCATGGAGTGTGCTCCTACCATCTTTTCTGCAACATAAAGACCAAGTTTAAAACAGACGCAGAGGCAACCAGTATTGCATTTCATGCTGCTGCAAAAGCTTATAACATGGAAGATTTTGAAAAATACATGAAGGACTTGGACAGTTTACATGAAGGAATCCGTCCTTTTCTGGCCAATGAGGTTAAATATGAAAAGTGGGCAAGAATCCACTCCAAAAGTCGTAGATATGCAGCTATGACTTCAAACATAGCTGAATCCATTAATGCAGCACTAAAAGAAATGAGAGAGCTTCCAGTAACAACATTACTCGAGTGCCTTAGAAACCTGATTCAAAAATGGAGctacaacaacaaaaaagaagcAGAAGCAACATTTACAGAATTGCCAAAGAAACAAGAGGAATACTTAAGAAAGAACTTTGTCAAGTCATTAAGAATGACT GTAGAACCAGCTAGCACACTCATTTACAGTGTACACAATGGTTTAACAACAAACATTGTTGACATTGCAAAGAAATCTTGCTCTTGTAACAAGTTTGATTTGGATGAATTACCTTGTGAACATGCCATGGCAGTCATTAGAAAGATGAACCTTCAGTATAAAAAATATTGCTCATATTATTTCACAAAACAAGCCATGTTGAACACCTATAATGCATCAATACATCCATTGGGAGATCCAAAAACATGGAGAGTTCCGCCTGATGTTGAGGAAATAGAAGTACTACCTCCAAAGGGAAACAGAAAAAGTGGAAGGCCAAGGAAAAAAAG TACGGTGATTGGAACATTACTTATCACTATTACTTGTGATAAAGAATTATGA
- the LOC133820954 gene encoding uncharacterized protein LOC133820954: protein MLCNTPWSLVDFILFPINMTVVGCNHWILGEFNVKQRFFKVYNSMRNRVMDKKVLKVVEAYSTLLPLFLSLNNFYESREDIDLNAQAFKGIDMCHPLDIVFDDEVPQQSNNDCGIFIIKFAEFLMHGLIENIPNPLNVSFQRNKIAVELYVHAKRKKDEGYLSDGEFRGRMSKKMLNVNAMEV, encoded by the exons ATGCTTTGTAACACCCCTTGGTCGCTAGTAGATTTCATTTTATTCCCTATTAATATGACTGTTGTTGGCTGTAATCATTGGATTCTTGGGGAGTTCAACGTGAAGCAGAGATTTTTTAAAGTCTACAACTCAATGAGGAATAGAGTTATGGATAAGAAAGTGTTGAAAGTTGTTGAAGCATATTCTACTTTGTTGCCCTTGTTTCtttctttaaataatttttatgagtCAAGGGAAGATATTGATCTAAATGCACAAGCATTCAAGGGCATTGATATGTGTCACCCGTTGGACATTGTGTTTGATGATGAGGTTCCACAACAGAGTAACAA cgaTTGTGGGATTTTTATCATAAAGTTTGCTGAATTTCTTATGCATGGACTTATTGAAAATATCCCCAATCCTCTGAATGTTAGTTTCCAGAGAAACAAAATTGCAGTCGAGCTATATGTCCATGCTAAAAGAAAGAAAGATGAAGGCTATCTATCTGATGGGGAGTTCAGAGGAAGAATGAGCAAGAAGATGTTGAATGTTAATGCAATGGAAGTATGA
- the LOC133823693 gene encoding uncharacterized protein LOC133823693 codes for MVVTRAGSASPARSGAAFSGPASSKHSDDQESSETKGKLLKSNLSPLSKGKAVLKYSLDSPLPNVIEDDVGGSNELKEGDMHASVDLIGKKLKRKHVALSKSKVSAKKSKKLSIGGSSRVKCKANRKIAKKNVGLLDKPKHMECFIKHEDHYRARVNFHCGFEKINVISEKLTDSQKVLFSKTCFGHFLNLKSYANQAKLVHHVLLREVNQPNLNEMWFKVCGKLIRFSLGEFGLLSGLNVFGDIDRGGIKNSNPIGLYSKFFGDHTRGISRIIVEERFKAANFDNDDEAVRMAVLYLITNFLYAWQKEKNIEKTDLYLCDSGGFNHFPWGKDIFNVTLSSLRDALRENEVVITRQGSYPTYKLNGLPFVFQVFIYESIPSLEGTYCEKVSCGLPRIINWSSVAIPSHKELERNVFSLHKTKIVKVLPTDEENNAFKLEGFFQCNKDMNVADFEDDDFVAPPKKPTSEAPSSSYVPCVTFGFSDMKIIVDECQKKCNIMSKEIAFLKSASESRHRALMEMLVNLKNDQDLKHKAVMEMLGELRPKSCGINDDIDHVDVGFVGADVGDTSGGGGVSKEKDKFFENESFTQVFDECIQAMQEDAAGDMVIADDKNDTVNENEKTTGNDVEETMNIVKPHDDVADVVKDLEEEAHIFNNMNVEIFDKVVHAAVGDLAKKKEVIMATPIAGSLMNPVVVSTPVVGKRNPKPATVLQSPFVNQFGSSSSKDMKHLEVVKSKRKVVGRYAFGDNLFDLPNQIDQDSFNKWFSLGLRKNNKYKKFDDNNSIIKEPFQFCVTEIERKIWFYDLVKDGRDLDNEHINVAFYYLRKKAKYCELINV; via the exons ATGGTTGTCACTCGTGCGGGGTCTGCATCTCCTGCTCGGTCGGGTGCTGCGTTCTCTGGCCCAGCATCCTCGAAGCATTCCGACGATCAAGAGTCTTCCGAAACGAAGGGGAAACTTCTGAAGAGTAATCTTTCTCCTTTGTCTAAAGGGAAAGCTGTTTTGAAGTATTCATTGGATTCTCCCCTTCCTAATgtgatcgaggatgatgttggtGGTTCAAATGAGTTGAAGGAGGGCGACATGCATGCGAGTGTTGACTTAATTGGGAAAAAGTTGAAGCGAAAACATGTTGCATTGTCAAAGAGCAAAGTCAGTGCGAAGAAATCTAAGAAACTATCTATTGGAGGTTCTAGTCGAGTAAAGTGCAAGGCTAACAGAAAAATTGCGAAGAAGAATGTTGGTTTACTGGATAAACCGAAG CATATGGAATGTTTTATCAAACATGAGGATCATTATAGAGCAAGAGTCAATTTTCACTGTGGTTTTGAGAAGATCAATGTGATCTCAGAAAAATTGACTGACTCTCAAAAGGTTTTGTTTAGTAAGACTTGCTTTGGTCATTTTCTAAACCTTAAATCTTATGCTAATCAAGCTAAATTGGTTCACCATGTTTTGTTGAGAGAAGTTAACcaaccaaacttaaatgaaatgtGGTTTAAAGTTTGTGGAAAGCTGATTAGGTTTTCTTTGGGTGAATTTGGGTTATTGTCTGGGTTAAATGTGTTTGGTGATATTGATAGAGGTGGAATTAAGAATAGTAATCCTATTGGATTGTATTCGAAATTTTTTGGTGACCATACAAGGGGCATTTCAAGAATTATTGTTGAAGAAAGGTTTAAGGCTGCCAATTTTGATAATGATGATGAGGCTGTTAGGATGGCTGTACTTTACCTGATCACTAACTTTTTGTATGCTTGGCAAAAAGAGAAGAACATTGAAAAAACTGACTTGTATCTTTGTGATAGTGGTGGTTTTAATCATTTTCCATGGGGAAAGGATATTTTTAATGTGACTCTCTCATCTTTGAGAGATGCTTTAAGGGAAAATGAAGTTGTTATTACTCGGCAAGGTTCTTACCCAACCTATAAGTTGAATGGTTTGCCATTTGTTTTCCAAGTTTTCATTTACGAATCAATTCCTAGTTTAGAGGGAACttattgtgagaaggttagttGTGGTCTGCCTAGGATTATAAATTGGTCATCTGTTGCAATCCCATCTCATAAGGAGCTTGAGAGGAATGTGTTTTCATTACATAAg ACCAAAATTGTTAAAGTTTTGCCCACTGATGAAGAGAACAATGCCTTCAAGCTTGAAGGTTTTTTCCAGTGCAACAAGGATATGAATGTTGCTGATTTTGAGGATGATGATTTTGTTGCTCCTCCAAAGAAACCAACCAGTGAGGCTCCTTCCTCATCATATGTTCCTTGTGTGACATTTGGTTTTTCTGATATGAAAATTATTGTGGATGAATGTCAGAAGAAGTGTAACATTATGTCTAAGGAAATTGCATTTTTAAAGTCTGCTAGTGAATCTAGACATAGGGCATTGATGGAGATGTTGGTTAATTTGAAAAACGATCAAGATTTAAAACACAAGGCAGTTATGGAAATGTTAGGTGAGTTGAGGCCAAAATCATGTGGTATTAATGATGATATTGATCATGTTGATGTTGGTTTTGTGGGAGCTGATGTTGGTGATACTTCTGGTGGTGGTggtgtttcaaaggaaaaggatAAGTTTTTTGAGAATGAAAGTTTTACCCAAGTTTTTGATGAATGCATTCAAGCAATGCAAGAAGATGCTGCTGGAGATATGGTAATTGCAGATGATAAGAATGATACAGTAAATGAGAATGAGAAGACTACTGGGAATGATGTTGAAGAAACAATG AATATTGTCAAACCTCATGATGATGTAGCTGATGTTGTTAAAGATCTAGAAGAAGAGGCTCATATTTTTAACAACATGAATGTGGAGATTTTTGATAAAGTTGTTCATGCAGCTGTTGGTGATTTGGCAAAGAAAAAG GAAGTTATTATGGCAACACCCATTGCTGGTTCTTTGATGAATCCAGTAGTTGTGTCTACTCCTGTTGTTGGCAAAAGGAATCCAAAGCCTGCTACAGTTTTGCAATCTCCTTTTGTTAACCAATTTGGATCATCTTCTTCTAAGGATATGAAACATTTGGAGGTTGTGAAGTCTAAAAGGAAGGTTGTGGGACGATATGCTTTTGGAGACAATCTTTTTGATCTGCCTAATCAAATTGACCAAGACTCTTTTAACAAGTGGTTTTCTCTGGGGCTGAGAAAAAATAATAA GTATAAGAAATTTGATGATAATAATAGTATCATTAAGGAGCCATTTCAGTTTTGTGTAACTGAGATTGAGAGAAAAATTTGGTTTTATGATTTAGTTAAAGATGGGAGGGATTTGGACAATGAG CATATTAATGTGGCATTTTATTACCTTAGAAAAAAAGCCAAGTATTGTGAGTTGATAAATGTTTGA